In a single window of the Scyliorhinus torazame isolate Kashiwa2021f chromosome 2, sScyTor2.1, whole genome shotgun sequence genome:
- the LOC140393486 gene encoding gamma-crystallin S-1-like has product MAKIIFYEDRNFQGRHYECSNDCADLSPYFSRCNSMRVMSDWWVMYERPNYMGYQYVLSRGEYPDYQRWMGFNDNIGSCRTYPYYRGGNYRMRIYERPDFGGQMMEFMDDCPSVYDRFRYRDIHSCQVMDGYWNFYEHPNYRGRQYFMRPGEYRRYSDWGGFNSTIGSFRRMRDF; this is encoded by the exons ATGGCAAAG ATTATCTTTTACGAGGACAGGAACTTCCAGGGCCGGCACTATGAGTGCAGTAATGACTGTGCTGACCTGTCCCCTTACTTCAGCCGCTGTAACTCCATGCGTGTCATGAGTGACTGGTGGGTGATGTATGAGAGACCCAATTACATGGGATACCAGTATGTTCTGAGCAGGGGAGAATATCCTGACTACCAGCGCTGGATGGGATTCAATGACAACATTGGCTCATGTCGCACCTACCCATAT TACCGAGGTGGAAACTACAGAATGAGGATTTATGAAAGGCCTGACTTTGGAGGACAGATGATGGAATTCATGGACGACTGTCCATCTGTCTACGATCGTTTCCGTTACCGTGACATCCACTCCTGCCAAGTGATGGACGGTTACTGGAACTTCTATGAACATCCCAACTACAGAGGCCGACAGTACTTCATGAGACCCGGTGAATACAGGAGATACAGTGACTGGGGCGGCTTCAACTCAACTATCGGATCTTTCAGACGCATGAGGGATTTCTAG